Proteins co-encoded in one Homoserinimonas aerilata genomic window:
- the murJ gene encoding murein biosynthesis integral membrane protein MurJ: MTRTGAATPSPGLGRSSALLASGTVVSRVLGFIKAIVLAQTIGQTASASADAFGIANTLPNNVYALVAGGILGAVIVPQIVRSALHDDGGQRFVNKLLTLGLVVFLGITVLATVAAPVLVAIYTQQASDGGNGFTSEGLALATAFAYWCLPQILFYAVYSLLGEVLNARHVFGPFAWAPVINNLVAIAGLVAFTVLFGGAEANSSLEVWTPDRIALLAGSATLGIVAQAGVLAFFWRRTGLRFRPDFRWRGVGLGRTGKSAGWVFAMILVTQLSAIVQSQVTSLATDEGASIATSQNAWLIFILPHSVVAVSIATAFYTRMSTHASRGDIPAVRSDLSSAIRTIGLIITFASAGLIVLALPFARVFESDFGHVQAMAAVIIAYLVGLIPFSAVFVMQRAFYSLEDTRTVFFIELVKSALFVLGFLICTTLPVDLIAVGIALVTSVAITCQTVLTFLLLRRKIGPLGGRAILRSHVQFVVAAIISACIGAGLLALLGGLHDGGFAVGSMPGALVSMVVIGCVMGAAYAGLLTLMRNAELRALLAVVLRRIRPGAAE; this comes from the coding sequence GTGACCCGCACGGGCGCAGCCACCCCCTCACCCGGCCTCGGACGTTCGAGCGCCCTGCTCGCATCCGGAACCGTCGTCTCCCGTGTTCTCGGCTTCATCAAGGCGATCGTGCTCGCGCAGACGATCGGCCAGACGGCCAGCGCCTCCGCTGATGCCTTCGGTATCGCCAACACCCTGCCCAACAACGTCTACGCGCTCGTTGCGGGCGGCATCCTGGGCGCCGTCATCGTGCCGCAGATCGTGCGCTCGGCCCTGCATGATGACGGGGGCCAACGCTTCGTCAACAAGCTGCTCACGCTGGGGCTTGTGGTGTTCCTCGGCATCACGGTGCTCGCGACGGTCGCGGCGCCTGTTCTGGTGGCGATCTACACGCAGCAGGCCTCTGACGGCGGCAACGGTTTCACGAGCGAGGGTCTCGCCCTCGCGACGGCCTTCGCCTACTGGTGCCTGCCGCAGATCCTCTTCTATGCGGTGTACAGCCTGCTGGGTGAGGTGCTCAACGCGCGCCACGTGTTCGGGCCCTTCGCCTGGGCCCCGGTGATCAACAACCTTGTCGCCATCGCCGGCCTTGTGGCCTTCACGGTGCTGTTCGGGGGAGCAGAGGCGAACAGCTCTCTCGAGGTCTGGACGCCCGATCGCATCGCGCTCCTCGCCGGCAGCGCCACCCTCGGAATCGTCGCCCAGGCCGGGGTGCTCGCCTTCTTCTGGCGGCGCACGGGCCTGCGCTTCCGCCCCGATTTCCGCTGGCGCGGCGTCGGCCTCGGTCGAACAGGCAAGTCGGCCGGCTGGGTCTTCGCCATGATCCTTGTGACGCAGCTCTCGGCGATCGTGCAGAGCCAGGTCACCTCGCTGGCCACCGACGAGGGAGCATCGATCGCGACCAGCCAGAATGCGTGGCTGATCTTCATCCTCCCCCACTCGGTCGTGGCGGTCTCGATCGCGACCGCGTTCTACACGCGCATGAGCACGCATGCCAGCCGCGGCGACATCCCGGCCGTGCGCAGCGATCTCTCCTCGGCCATCCGCACCATAGGCCTCATCATCACCTTCGCCTCTGCGGGTCTGATCGTGCTGGCGCTGCCCTTCGCCCGCGTCTTCGAGAGTGACTTCGGCCATGTGCAGGCGATGGCGGCCGTGATCATCGCCTATCTGGTGGGGCTGATTCCGTTCAGCGCGGTCTTCGTCATGCAGCGGGCCTTCTATTCGTTGGAGGACACCCGCACGGTCTTCTTCATCGAGCTGGTGAAGTCGGCGCTGTTCGTGCTCGGCTTCCTGATCTGTACGACCCTCCCCGTGGATCTGATCGCCGTCGGAATCGCCCTTGTGACCTCTGTTGCGATCACGTGCCAGACGGTTCTCACCTTCCTGCTGCTGAGGCGCAAGATCGGCCCCCTCGGCGGGCGCGCCATACTGCGAAGCCACGTGCAGTTCGTGGTGGCGGCGATCATCAGCGCCTGCATCGGTGCCGGCCTGCTCGCCCTGCTCGGCGGCCTGCACGACGGCGGTTTCGCGGTCGGCAGCATGCCGGGTGCACTCGTCTCCATGGTGGTCATCGGATGCGTCATGGGCGCCGCGTACGCAGGCCTGCTCACCCTCATGCGCAACGCGGAACTGCGGGCGCTGCTCGCCGTCGTGCTGCGTCGCATCCGCCCGGGCGCCGCGGAATAG